The Candidatus Schekmanbacteria bacterium DNA window AGCACGGATCTGCCCCTTTTCTATCAATGCAGTTTAGCGCCTTTGCAAAAACAATGGCCGCAAGTTTTTTACCTACGCCTTCGGGACCGGCAAAAAGAAAGGCATGAGGAAGCCTGTCTTTTTTTATCACCCTTTTTAAGAGTTCAAGGGCTCTGTCCTGCCCTATGATGGCGCTAAAATCCATTTCCTTAATCATAATGAGACCAATGACAGGATAAGTTTCTCCACTATAATACCCTTTGACATACCGAAAGATTTCAATTCCACGTCGCATTCTCTAAGCACCCTGATTGCCTTAGCTGCAGACTGGGGAGAAAAATTCAATGCCGCAAGCATGAGGTTAAAAACATAAAATGGATGCCCTGAGATGAGATTCGCCTTCCCTGAGAGATAACTTTCATTGAAGGAACGGATAAGAGGATGAATGCTTTTCATAAACATATCGTAGTTTATATTCCCTTTGGGTTTTCTGAATTCCATTTTTTCCATGAAATCATAGAACTGCAGAAATGAATGGAACCTCCTTGAAATCATATAAACGATTTGCATTTCTTCTTCGCCGCTTCTTACGAGCGCCCTGAAAAGCTCGACAGAGCGTCCTGCCTCTTTTCTACCTATGGAATCTAAAAGTTCAAAAACCACGGTACTTTTGTTGGAAGTAACTATGCGCTCTACATCAGCTAAGGTTACTCTTACCCCCTTTCCGGAAGAAAGAGTGAGCATCAGCTTATCTGCCTCTATCCTTGTCTTGTAATAATCAAAATCGCTTTTGATGATAAGCTGCCTTAAGGCATCACTGTTTATTGAAAATCCCTTTTCTGAAAAATATCCGTTAAGTATCTGGGGAAGTTCGGAATCACTGATCTTGGTTTCCTTTGCAAATTCGAGCAGTTCCCAGCTCTTCTTAATCTGCTTATAAAAAGTTGTTCTTTTGTCCGGAACATCTTCCGGTATCACTATAAGAAAATTCCCTTCAGGAATTCCCGTTTCAATAGAGCTGGAAAACATTTTGAGATGCCTCTCCTCAATATTCTTCATGTCCCAGTCAATGAGGGCTAATATCTTGTTCCCCGGGAAAAAAGGGCGTGTCATGATGTTTGAGATTATATCCGGGACAGCAGGATGATTTTCTCCGTAAGATTCAAGGTTTGTATCAGGGGAGCCATCCTTCAGCAAGGCATCGCAAATAATCTTAAAAGCCTCCTTCTTCAATCCTCTGTCGTCTCCCCCAATCAATATCAGAGGATTGGCTTTCCCCTCTGATATTTTTTTAATGAGGCTTTCAATGCCGGGTATCAAGTTAATTTCTCCCTATCTCTGCTTTTCATGTATTAGATTTTCAATTAATAACCGAGTTCTTTTAATTTGACAAGAAAGCATAACGGATTGTAGCATATTTTAATCATTAAACTATTGGTAACATCAGGCTAACTTATAAGGCTTAAAATATGCGGATGATACGTGTCGGTGCAGCGCAGATAAATACAACTGTAGGGGACCTTGCCGGGAATACGTCTAAGATGACGGAAATCATAAAAAAGGCCAAGGACTTATCTATTGATATTCTGACATTCCCCGAGCTTGCAATCACAGGCTACCCTCCCAAAGACCTTCTGCTCAAGAGAAAGTTCATTCAGGACAATATCCAGATGCTTGATAAAATATGTAATGCCTCAAAAGGGATCATAGTCATTGCCGGATTCGTTAACGAGGAAAATGACATTTTCAACTCCGCTGCAGTCATACAGAACGGAAAGATAGTCGGCATCCAGAACAAGATACACCTTCCTAATTACAGTGTCTTTGATGAAAAAAGATATTTCAGGAGCGGAAAGGAA harbors:
- the holA gene encoding DNA polymerase III subunit delta, which codes for MIPGIESLIKKISEGKANPLILIGGDDRGLKKEAFKIICDALLKDGSPDTNLESYGENHPAVPDIISNIMTRPFFPGNKILALIDWDMKNIEERHLKMFSSSIETGIPEGNFLIVIPEDVPDKRTTFYKQIKKSWELLEFAKETKISDSELPQILNGYFSEKGFSINSDALRQLIIKSDFDYYKTRIEADKLMLTLSSGKGVRVTLADVERIVTSNKSTVVFELLDSIGRKEAGRSVELFRALVRSGEEEMQIVYMISRRFHSFLQFYDFMEKMEFRKPKGNINYDMFMKSIHPLIRSFNESYLSGKANLISGHPFYVFNLMLAALNFSPQSAAKAIRVLRECDVELKSFGMSKGIIVEKLILSLVSL